CGCATCATAGGCGATGAGGGCCGCCTGTTCTGCTCCGCGGACCAGCGCCTCGTTTGTCATGGCATTGTTGACGGCCGCGACCGCCGCGGCCTGAAGCCGGCTGTCGAGCGTTGAGGTGACGATCATGTCCTGCCCAATGGTACCGCCGAAGCGGGCTTTCAGCTCCTCATACACATAGTCGAGGAAATATCCTTCCCGATTGCTCTGTAGACGGAGGTTCAGATCGGGCGGGTTCAGCTTGGCGACCGACGCCGTCACATAGTCGATGCGGTTTACCTCCAGCAGATTGTCGATCACCGTGTGGGACCGCGCGATGGCACCCTGCATATTGATGGTCGGGCTGAGCTCGGAAGGGGCTTTAGGGAGACCGGCGAGGATGGCGGCCTCGGCAACGGTCAGGTCGCGGGCGGATTTCGAGAAGAACAGATTGGCTGCCGGCTCAATGCCGTAAGCCCCGCCGCCCAGATAGATCCGGTTGAGGTAAAGCTCGAGAATTTCCGTCTTGCTCAACCGCGCTTCCAGCCAGAACGCGATCTGGATCTCGCGCAATTTGCGGATCAGCGTGCGGTCATATTCCAGGAACAGATTCTTGGCGAGCTGCTGGGTGATCGTGCTGCCCCCTTCAACCACGCCGCCGGCCTGCATGTTGACGACAACCGCCCGGGCAAGGCCACGCAGGTCAAAGCCGTGGTGATCGAAGAAGCGCCGGTCCTCCGTGGCGATGAACGCATCGATGACGTAAGGCGGCAGGTCCTCAAGCGGCACCGGATCAGAGAACGTGCTGCCGCGTGAGCCGATCAACTCGCCGTCGCGATCATAGACCGTGATGCTCGCGGGCCTGTTGACGGACCACAAATCAACGTTGGCCTCGGGGAGGACCGCTGCCGCGAAACGGATATTGGTGGCCAGTCCTGCCATCAGAAGCCACACGGTGGCCGAGCCGAGTAAGGCGGCGCCATTGATGCCCAGTTTTTTCAGGCGGCGCCGGGTCGGCAGTCGGCTGATGGCCCCCCGGAGCCCCCCGGCAAAAATGTGGCCTGCGGCGCGGGTCAGGCGCCACGATTGCGTCGACACCTCGGTCACGCCCGCCTTCAGGTCTGCGACCGCATTGGAAAGCACAGATTTGAATTTACCGATCATGCGCATCCGTTGATGACGATTATGAACAACTGGGCGCCCTTAGCGCGCAGCCATAAAATTCGCCACGATTACTGTCGTCAAACCACCCTGTAAGGCCGTATGATGGCCAAACATGGACAATAGCCCCCCAGCCGCTCCCGAAAAGCCATTCTGGCAAGCGAAAACGCTCGCCGAGATGACCGAGGCGGAGTGGGAATCGTTATGCGATGGATGCGGGAAATGCTGTCTGCTTCTGCTGGAAGAGGACACGATGGAAGGCGAGGCAGTGCTGGAAACCAGCCTGTGCTGTCGCCTGTTCGACGGCGCCACCCGCACCTGTCGCCAATATGCGGATCGGCATTCCATTGTGCCGGGCTGTGTGCAGGTGACGCCCGCAAATGCCGGTACGCTCGAATGGATGCCGGAAAGTTGCGCCTATCGCCGTCTGGCAGAGGGGCGTTCGCTCGCTGACTGGCACCCATTGGTGTCCGGTCGCCGCGAGAGCGTGGTCGAGGCCGGCATCGCCGTCCCCGACAATCTCAAAAGCGAGAAAAAAGTGCGCGCTCGGCACTATCACCGTTATGTCACCGGTGTGCGCAGCACCCGCTAACTCAACTTATCCTCACTCTTCTGTCATCGGATAATGTGCCTGTCATCAAGACGGGAACACCATGGTCGCAGATCAACTGAAAGACGCCTTGGTCGGTAGTGTCATTCGAATGACCACCGAGCTGTGCACTGAAGTGACGCGGACCTGCTGGTCCGATCCGGACGATGTTTCCCTCGCTGATCGCAAGATGCGTATTCTATACGCCTACGAACGAAATGTAGAGAAATGTCTGGTCATGACCGAAAAATATCAATCCGGTTCGCTGAAAAGCCCTGCCGATGATGACGAAAAGCGCAAGCTCTTCGATCAACTGGTTCGCTATGCAAATCGCCTTGGGCAGGATGAGCTCGCTCGACGACTTCGAGAAGATCGCCCCCGGGAACGCGATATACGACTGGACCCTGTGGGCCCGGGACGATCAGCTGCCGGATCCGCAGAAGACTGACTGGACCACGTGGCTGCTGATGGGCGGTCGCGGCGCGGGAAAGACGCGTGCCGGGGCCGAATGGCTGGCCGCGCAGGTCAGGGGCGGGGCGGCGCGTGTCGCGCTTGTCGGGGAAACCTATGAGGATGCCAGAGAGGTGATGATCGATGGACCGTCGGGCCTCTGCGCGATCGGCAATCCTGCCGAGCGCCCGGTCTATGAGGCGTCACGTCACCGGCTGTCCTGGCCAAGCGGGGCGATCGGCCATGTGTTTTCCGCCGAAGACCCGGAGGGGCTGCGCGGCTTTCAGTTCGAAGCAGCGTGGGCGGATGAATTATGCAAGTGGCGGCAGGCCGAGCAGGTCTGGAGCAATCTGCAGCTGGGCCTGCGTCTTGGTGACCGTCCACGGCAGGTGGTCACGACGACGCCAAGATCCATGCCGCTGATGAAGCGCCTCCTGGCCGACAGACGCACTCTCGTTTCCCGGGCCACGTCGTTCGACAACAAGGCGCATCTGGCGGAAGCGTTCTTCACGGAGATTGCGTCCACCTATGAGGGGACGGCCCTGGGTCGTCAGGAGCTATATGGTGAGATGGTGGAAGATCGCGCAGGCGCTCTTTGGTCGTGGCAGATGATCGAGGCAGCGCGAATTGCAAACGCCCCGCCACTGGATCGCATTGTCGTCGCCATCGACCCGCCCGTCACCAGTGGGCCGGATGCGGATGAATGTGGCATCATCGTCGCCGGCGTCGCAGGGGAGGGCGCAGCGCGGACCGCGTATGTGCTCGCCGATGGAACGGTGCACGCGACCAGCGCGGCAATGTGGGCCGAGCGGGCAGTGGCGCTCTATCACGCGCACGGTGCCGATCGCATGATTGCAGAGGTCAATCAGGGCGGCGATCTGGTTGAAGAGATGATCCGACTGGCAGATCCCGCCGTGCCCATCCGTCAGGTCCGCGCGACCCGAAACAAGATGGTTCGCGCAGAGCCGGTATCGGCTCTCTATGAAAAAGGCCGTGTGCGCCATGTGGGTGAGTTTGCTGCGCTGGAAAGCCAGTTGACGGCCTTTACCGGCACGGGTCGCGAGAAAAGTCCCGATCGTCTCGACGCCCTTGTCTGGGCCCTGACTGATCTGATGCTTGGTCATCAGCAACAGCCTGCCATTCGCGTCCTTTGAAGGAGAGAAAAATGTTTGGATTGACCACCCGAAAGGGTGACAGCAGCCGTGCGCCCGAAGCTAAAGGAACCGTTCTGTCGGACTTGATCGCTCTTCATGGGATGGGCCAGCCCAGCTGGACCGGACGCGACAGTGCCAGCCTGACAACCAACGGGTTCGGTCGGAACGTCATCGCCTACAGGTGTGTACAGATGATTGCCGATGCCGCATCGGCGGTGCCGCTGATCCTGTGCCAGGCCGGTGAGCGTCAGTATGATCATCCACTTTGCCGGCTTTTGCGCAGTCCCAATCCGGACCAGACGGGTCAGGCACTGCTGGAGGAAGTGTATGGACATCTTCAAATCCACGGCAACGCCTATCTTGAAATCATCGACGGGGACCAAGGCGCGGCTGCCCTTTATTGCCTGCGGCCGGACAGGGTTCAGGTCCAGACCGGTCGTGATGGCTGGCCGTCAGCCTATACCTACGGCGCAGGCACGCACAAGCGGGTCATTTCTCGCCGCCCTGACGGCTCCATGCCTCTCATCCACCTGCGGCTGTTTAATCCGGGTGATGACCGATATGGCCAGGCCCCAATGCAGGTGGCGGGCAACGCGATCGACCTGCACAACACGGCTATGGCGTGGAACAAGTCGCTGCTCGACAATGCGGCCCGCCCCTCTGGCGCGCTGGTTTATCGAGGTGAAGCCGGGGCAGGACACCTCACTGGCGACCAGTTCGACCGCCTGAAGGCCGAGTTGAGCGAAACATTCCAAGGCGCGCGCCATGCGGGCCGACCGATGCTGCTCGACGGCGGGCTCGACTGGAAGCCCATGAGCTTGAGCCCGGCCGAGATGGATTTCATCGACCTGAAGAACAGCGCGTCGCGGGATATTGCGCTGGCCTTCGGTGTGCCGCCCATGCTGCTGGGGATTCCCGGTGACAACACCTATTCAAACTATCAGCAGGCGGTACTTGCGTTCTGGCGCCACACGATCCTGCCGCTGATCGGCAAGGTGGTCGCGGGCCTCAATCACGGGCTTGGTCTGTCAGACGTGGAGATCGGATTTGACGAGGAGCGTATTGACGCCCTGGCAGATGGCCGCCTTGCCCGTCTTGACCTTCTTCTTTCCAGTGATGTTCTGACGTCAGAGGAAAAGAGGCTGGCACTTGGCTATCCGGCTCTGCCAGAAGGCGGCACTCAATGAGCGCCAGCTGGGACGGCAGGCTGTCTGTCGCGATCAGTGGCGCGATGTTGGCCCAGACCGTGGCCGCGCTGCTCTGGGCTGGCGCTGCGGCCGAGCGGCTGGACCAGTTGCAGGTCCGTATCGCTCGCTCCGAAGATATCGCTGAGCGGGTCGCAAGACTGGAAGAGCAGGGGGACCATATTCAATCCACCCTCATCCGTATTGAACGCAAGCTTGATGACAATTCAGGAGGGCTGCGGTGATGGGACTTGCTGATCCATCTCCCGTGTCGGAGCCCGATGCGAGCCTTGTAGAAATCGAGGGCTATGCTGCGATCTTTGGCAGTGTCGACCTGTCCGGGGATATCGTCATGCCGGGTGCCTTCAGCTCAGTCACCAGGCTGTCGAAGAATCTTATCCCCGATCCCGCGTCCCGTGTCATGATGCTTTATCAGCATGCGGTAGATCAGCCGATTGGCCGCTGGACCGAGATGAGGGAGGATCATCATGGACTGTTCGTTCGCGGACACTTGTTCGCTGACACAGCGCGCGGCGGTGATCTTTACCACCTGCTCAGGCGCGGCGCGATCGACGGTTTGTCGATTGGCTTCAAACCGGAACGGGTACGACGCAACAGGGCCGGGCAACGGGAGTTGCACAAGGTCGCGCTATGGGAAGTATCGATCGTGACGTTTCCCATGGCCCCCCAGGCGAGGATCACCCGTGTCAGCGCGCCGGGTGAACGACTTCCCCGCAATCTTCTTTCCACCACCCTATGAGGAAAAACATGAGTTTGGAAACCAAGGCCCAGTCCGACGCCCCGATGAAATCGGCAATGCACGACCTTCTTTATACCTTCGAGCAGTTCAAGGATGCCAATGACCAGCGTCTGGCAGAAATTGAAAAGCGCGGCCACGAAGATGGTCTGCTGACGGAGAAAGTCGATCGGCTGAACAGCGTCGTGGCCGAACAGAAGGCGGCGATTGAGCGGATGTCCGTTCTGAATGCTCGCCCGGCGCGTGAGGGGACCGCTTTGGTCGCTCCAACTGAAGCCAAACAGGCCTTTGATGGCTATATGCGCTCCGGCCTGATGGCGGCTCCTTCGATCAAGTCGATTGCCGCAAGCGATACGGATGGCGCCGTTATCGCCCCGGTGGAAACGGCACAGATGATCGACAGTGGGCTGATGGCCATTTCTCCCATCCGCCAGATTGCGACCGTCCGCCAGATCAGTGGCCACACCTATCGCAAGCCGTACCAGCCAGGCCAGTTCGCGGCTGGTTGGGCCGGTGAGACAGCCTCACGCCCGGAAACAGCCACCCCGTCGCTGCAGGCGCTCGATTTTCCGGCCATGGAGCTCTATGCCATGCCTGCCACGACGCAGGCCCTGCTTGAGGACAGCATCGTTGACGTCAGTCAGTGGATTGCTGACGAGGTGCAGGTCGCTTTCGCAGAACAGGAAACCACAGCCTTCATCACCGGCAACGGGACCAGCCGCCCGCGCGGCTTCCTTGACTACACCACGGCCGATGACAGTGTCCGTGACAGTGATGAGCTGGGGACCGTCTCCAGCAGTGGCGCGTCGATCAGTGGCGATGACCTGATCAACCTCATCTACACGCTGCCCCAGGCCTATCGTGCCAATGGCCGGTTCGTCATGAACCGCGGTACGGCCGCCGCCGTCCGTAAGCTGAAAGATGCCGACGGGAATTATCTCTGGTCTCCGGGCATCAGCGCTGGTCAGCCATCGACCCTGCTCGGCTATGCGGTGACGGAGGCGGAGGACATGTCCGATGTTGCCAATGCTGCGACACCGATCGCCTTTGGTGACTTCGCCCGCGGGTATCTGATTGTGGACCGGGCCGGCATTCAGGTGCTGCGTGATCCGTTCTCGGCCAAACCTTACGTCCTGTTCTGCACGACCAAGCGTGTCGGCGGCGGCGTTCAGGACTTCTCCGCCATCAAGTTCCTGAAAATGAGCGCCTGATTTCAGGCACAGGTGCCCGGATATTTCGGGCACCTCCTTTTTCCCCAAAAGAAGAGTGCTGTCATGTTCACACAGGTGACGCCACCGGCGACCTTGCCCATTCCGCTGGACGCGTTGAAAGCGGCCCTGCGCATTGATCGCGATGATGAAGACGCGCTGCTCGATCATGTTCAGCGAACAGCCGTGACGGTCATTGAGCGTCGTCTGGATCGAGCGCTGTTGCGCCAGAGTTGGTCCCTGAGCGTGCAGGCGCTGCCCCAGGGGCCGCTCGCCCTGCGCCCCGGCCAGGTCGTCAGCATTGACAGTGTTGAGGCGACCTATGGCGCGGCGACGCCGTTCACGCTTCGCGAAGACGCGATCAAAAAACGACTTGGCGATGACGCCTGGGTCTGCGTTGAGCTGCCCTACACCCAAGGCACAGATACATTTTCCAGCCTGACCATTTCCTTCAGCGCAGGTGCTGAGGATGCAGGCGCGTTGCCGGCCGACCTTCTCCACGCGGTCTATTTGCTGTCCGCTCACTATTACGAAGAACGCGAGCTGTTCCGGCGCGACCGTTATGTCCCTGTTCCCTTATCCGTAGACGCATTGATTGCGCCCTACAGGCTGGTGCGACTATGATCGGTGATCTGAGGGCGCAGGTGACGGTGCTGATGCCAGCGCCGATTACCGATGCCGGGGGCGGGTTCGAGCCCTCCTATGATGCTGGCACAAACGTCGATGCAAACGTGGAAAGCCTTTCCAGTCGGCGAACATCTGTCGCTGGACGTGACCGGTTCCGTCGCCGCTATCGCCTAACCATGCGGTATCAGGAGGCGATCGGGTTTTCGGCACGTATTGTCTATCGCGGAGTCGTTCACCGGATCACGGACATTCGTGCGGGTGGTGACCGTCAGCGTACGCACACCCTGACGATGGAGGAGATCGTATGACGCTGCCAGCTTCATGGGCGGTTCAGGTGGCCCTATATGACCTGCTACGAAACGATGCGGAATTGCAGGCTGTGGCGTCAACGGGCGTCCAGATCCACGACAGCGTGCCTGACGAGCCGACCTATCCCTTCATCACGGTCGGGGAGGCGAAAATATCCGACTATCCCGGACTGGATGGTGCACGTGAGCACGACATCAGACTGCACATCTATTCAAAATGGGGCGGCCGACAGGAAGTGCGCACCATCACCGATCTGTTGCAGGCGCGCCTCCACGACGCGGTCCTGCCGCTTGACGGTCATCGTCTATCGCAGTGCCGCTTTGCCTTCGCCGATATCTTCCGGCCGGTGGAGGCCGAAACGTTTCACGGGGTGGCGCGCTTCCGCCTCGTCACCGAACCATTGACCCAGACAGTCTAAGGAGGCGGGCACATGGCCATACTTCGCGGCAAGGACCTGCTGCTCACACTAAGAATGGAAACCGGTGAATTCGTGCCGGTCGGGGGCTTGCGGACGAAAACGTTCTCCTTGAGCGCCGGTCTCGTCGATATCACCCACGCCGACAGCGGTCTGTGGCGAACACTCCTGCCATCAGGTGGCCTGCGCCAGGCCAATGTGGCGGGCAGTGGGGTCTTCATCGACGATGCTGCCGCCATTCGTGCGCGAACGCTGTTTTTCAGTGGTGAGGCGGCTGAGTGGCAGCTCGTCATGCCGGGCAGCGGCACGCTGACCGGGCCATTTCAGATCACCAATCTCGACCTGTCCGGCGATTACCGCGGCGAAGCCGGCTTTTCCCTTTCGCTGTCATCCGCGGGCGAAATTCTGTTCGAAGCTGAGGATCTGACATGACCAGTCTGCGCAGTGAAGCTCATATCGATGTTGACGGCGTCAAACTGCCGTTGAAACTGACACTGGGGGCGCTTTCCGAAATCGAGGAAGCGCTGGGTATCGATACCCTGACCGATCTTGCGTTTCGCCTTGGTAATCCGTCTGCGGCGGAACTGATCCGCATTCTGGGTATCCTGGCAAAGGCGGCGGGAGATGAGGATAGTGATCGGCGTGTGCGGAACGGGACGATCAATCTCCGAGAGGCACTTGGCGCGATTGCCATGCTCTTCCGCGAAATCCTGACCGGGGAGGCGCCGGGAAAGCCGATCCTCGGTCCGACCGCTGGCGCGGCTGGCTGACGCTCGGTCTGCGTTCACTGGCATTGAAAGTGGATGAGTTCTGGGCGCTGGGCGCTGCTGAATGGTCATTGCTCGTTGGCGAAGTCGTACGCCCGCGTGATCCCGACATGACCCGCGCCGATCTGCTGCAACTGTTAAACGGCGTGTCCCGTGGAGATGAACCTAAATGAGTGAAACCATACGTGTGGAAATCGACCGAGATCTCTTCCGCGGTGACCTGCAGGGGTTGCGCGAAGACCTGCAGGCAACAATCGATGAAGACCTCGTCCCCTTGGCGGAAAATGTCCAAGGCCTGTTCCAGGACATCGGGCAGTCGCTGGTCAGCGAACTGACCCGTGCGGCGGAGAAGGGACGTCTGTCGGTTGACAGCATTGTCGACGCCATCCTGAAGGATGTCGCGGCGCTGGCAGTCGATCAGGTGGTCCGCCAACCGATCAATGGCGTGTTAAACCAGATATTCGGCGGCACCCGTGCGGGGGGCGGCGCGGTCCTGCCGGGGCAGTCCTATCTCGTCGGTGAACAGGGGCCCGAGATCTTTCGGCCAGCGACCGCTGGGCAGGTGACAAGCCGGGTCCAACCGACGGCTGTCACCGTGACGATATCTGGCGGCTCGGGGCGCGACAGCCTTGGACGGTCGGACAGCCAGATTGCCAGCCATGTCGCGCGAAAATTGGGAAAGGCTCATCGCAATGCCTGAAGGTTTTCATGATGTTCAGTTCCCGGTCGATATTGCTCTTGGATCACGCGGTGGACCGGTTCGCCGGACCGATGTGGTCAGTCTGGCCTCGGGTGCCGAGCGACGCACCGCGCGGTGGTCCGCCTCGCGTCGCCGCTTCAATGCGGGCTATGGTGTCAGGAGCATGGCCGACATGCACCGTCTACTGGCGTTTTTTGAGGCGCGAGAGGGTCGCCGGTTTGCCTTTCGCTGGCGCGATCCTTTCGATCATAGATCAGGCGGTGCGACTGAGGAGGTGACGGCGCTCGATCAGCCGCTTGGCGTGGGTGACGGTTCAACCAGCCTGTTCCAGCTGACGCGCCGCTATCAGAGCGGCGTTCAGACCACGCAGCGGATGATTGCCCTGCCGTGCAGCGGTACGGTACGGATTGCCCAGGACGGCTTTGAGCTGTCGGAGGGGCAGGACTTCACTGTCAATACTCTGACGGGCGTCGTCCAGATCACCACACCCCCGGCCAGCGGAGCTGTTCTGACAGCCGGATTTCTGTTCGACATCCCCGCCCGTTTTGACACGGACGAATTGATCCTGTCGCTCGAGCCGGGCGGGGCGGACATTCCCGATATTCCGATCGTTGAGGTGCGTTTCTGATGCTGCCCGTTGATGCCCATACGGAACAGGCGCTCAGCGCCGCTGCCGCCTCGTTATGTACATGTTGGCGGATCACGCGGACCGATGGCGTCGAGATCGGTGTCACTGACCATGATCGAGACATTGAATTTACTGGCACTGTCTTCCGCTCGGGCGACGGGGCGGATGGAACCGCGCTCGCCAGTGGAGCTGACCTTGCGCCGGACAATGCGGATCTCATGGGCATTTTGTCCAGCGACGTGCTGGGTGATGATGATATCGACCAGGGCCGGTATGACGAGGCACGCATCGACATCTGGCGGGTCGACTGGACGGATCCAGAGGCACGCCTTCTCGTCAAATCCGGCA
This genomic stretch from Parvularcula sp. LCG005 harbors:
- a CDS encoding PBP1A family penicillin-binding protein gives rise to the protein MIGKFKSVLSNAVADLKAGVTEVSTQSWRLTRAAGHIFAGGLRGAISRLPTRRRLKKLGINGAALLGSATVWLLMAGLATNIRFAAAVLPEANVDLWSVNRPASITVYDRDGELIGSRGSTFSDPVPLEDLPPYVIDAFIATEDRRFFDHHGFDLRGLARAVVVNMQAGGVVEGGSTITQQLAKNLFLEYDRTLIRKLREIQIAFWLEARLSKTEILELYLNRIYLGGGAYGIEPAANLFFSKSARDLTVAEAAILAGLPKAPSELSPTINMQGAIARSHTVIDNLLEVNRIDYVTASVAKLNPPDLNLRLQSNREGYFLDYVYEELKARFGGTIGQDMIVTSTLDSRLQAAAVAAVNNAMTNEALVRGAEQAALIAYDAQGGIVAMVGGRDYTESPYNRAVQARRQPGSAFKPFVFLAAMEAGMSADSIVVDQAISVGDWEPSNYTDRHLGPMRLSSAVARSINTVAVQVTEAIGRDRVIDAARRAGITSPLAPHASLALGAMELTLDELTAAYLPFAHEGAEVPPHGIAKVTSRTGTVLYDFKPIDGFYVIDTEDAREVTEMLMQVTQSGTGAGANLGERQTAGKTGTTNNWRDAWFIGFTADLTAGVWVGNDDAKPMNKVTGGSIPLDIWRDFMISAHEGLPPRPLFDGAIAASADTSRLSAYYEGLRADLFDISYPTTNISSWDDYLNGNDEREPPRRQRGDLSRPSVQGRAAPGVQPSSE
- a CDS encoding YcgN family cysteine cluster protein is translated as MDNSPPAAPEKPFWQAKTLAEMTEAEWESLCDGCGKCCLLLLEEDTMEGEAVLETSLCCRLFDGATRTCRQYADRHSIVPGCVQVTPANAGTLEWMPESCAYRRLAEGRSLADWHPLVSGRRESVVEAGIAVPDNLKSEKKVRARHYHRYVTGVRSTR
- a CDS encoding DNA-packaging protein, coding for MSSLDDFEKIAPGNAIYDWTLWARDDQLPDPQKTDWTTWLLMGGRGAGKTRAGAEWLAAQVRGGAARVALVGETYEDAREVMIDGPSGLCAIGNPAERPVYEASRHRLSWPSGAIGHVFSAEDPEGLRGFQFEAAWADELCKWRQAEQVWSNLQLGLRLGDRPRQVVTTTPRSMPLMKRLLADRRTLVSRATSFDNKAHLAEAFFTEIASTYEGTALGRQELYGEMVEDRAGALWSWQMIEAARIANAPPLDRIVVAIDPPVTSGPDADECGIIVAGVAGEGAARTAYVLADGTVHATSAAMWAERAVALYHAHGADRMIAEVNQGGDLVEEMIRLADPAVPIRQVRATRNKMVRAEPVSALYEKGRVRHVGEFAALESQLTAFTGTGREKSPDRLDALVWALTDLMLGHQQQPAIRVL
- a CDS encoding phage portal protein, giving the protein MFGLTTRKGDSSRAPEAKGTVLSDLIALHGMGQPSWTGRDSASLTTNGFGRNVIAYRCVQMIADAASAVPLILCQAGERQYDHPLCRLLRSPNPDQTGQALLEEVYGHLQIHGNAYLEIIDGDQGAAALYCLRPDRVQVQTGRDGWPSAYTYGAGTHKRVISRRPDGSMPLIHLRLFNPGDDRYGQAPMQVAGNAIDLHNTAMAWNKSLLDNAARPSGALVYRGEAGAGHLTGDQFDRLKAELSETFQGARHAGRPMLLDGGLDWKPMSLSPAEMDFIDLKNSASRDIALAFGVPPMLLGIPGDNTYSNYQQAVLAFWRHTILPLIGKVVAGLNHGLGLSDVEIGFDEERIDALADGRLARLDLLLSSDVLTSEEKRLALGYPALPEGGTQ
- a CDS encoding HK97 family phage prohead protease, with the protein product MGLADPSPVSEPDASLVEIEGYAAIFGSVDLSGDIVMPGAFSSVTRLSKNLIPDPASRVMMLYQHAVDQPIGRWTEMREDHHGLFVRGHLFADTARGGDLYHLLRRGAIDGLSIGFKPERVRRNRAGQRELHKVALWEVSIVTFPMAPQARITRVSAPGERLPRNLLSTTL
- a CDS encoding phage major capsid protein yields the protein MSLETKAQSDAPMKSAMHDLLYTFEQFKDANDQRLAEIEKRGHEDGLLTEKVDRLNSVVAEQKAAIERMSVLNARPAREGTALVAPTEAKQAFDGYMRSGLMAAPSIKSIAASDTDGAVIAPVETAQMIDSGLMAISPIRQIATVRQISGHTYRKPYQPGQFAAGWAGETASRPETATPSLQALDFPAMELYAMPATTQALLEDSIVDVSQWIADEVQVAFAEQETTAFITGNGTSRPRGFLDYTTADDSVRDSDELGTVSSSGASISGDDLINLIYTLPQAYRANGRFVMNRGTAAAVRKLKDADGNYLWSPGISAGQPSTLLGYAVTEAEDMSDVANAATPIAFGDFARGYLIVDRAGIQVLRDPFSAKPYVLFCTTKRVGGGVQDFSAIKFLKMSA
- a CDS encoding phage head-tail connector protein, which gives rise to MFTQVTPPATLPIPLDALKAALRIDRDDEDALLDHVQRTAVTVIERRLDRALLRQSWSLSVQALPQGPLALRPGQVVSIDSVEATYGAATPFTLREDAIKKRLGDDAWVCVELPYTQGTDTFSSLTISFSAGAEDAGALPADLLHAVYLLSAHYYEERELFRRDRYVPVPLSVDALIAPYRLVRL
- a CDS encoding head-tail adaptor protein; this encodes MIGDLRAQVTVLMPAPITDAGGGFEPSYDAGTNVDANVESLSSRRTSVAGRDRFRRRYRLTMRYQEAIGFSARIVYRGVVHRITDIRAGGDRQRTHTLTMEEIV
- a CDS encoding DUF3168 domain-containing protein, whose amino-acid sequence is MTLPASWAVQVALYDLLRNDAELQAVASTGVQIHDSVPDEPTYPFITVGEAKISDYPGLDGAREHDIRLHIYSKWGGRQEVRTITDLLQARLHDAVLPLDGHRLSQCRFAFADIFRPVEAETFHGVARFRLVTEPLTQTV
- a CDS encoding phage major tail protein, TP901-1 family, which translates into the protein MAILRGKDLLLTLRMETGEFVPVGGLRTKTFSLSAGLVDITHADSGLWRTLLPSGGLRQANVAGSGVFIDDAAAIRARTLFFSGEAAEWQLVMPGSGTLTGPFQITNLDLSGDYRGEAGFSLSLSSAGEILFEAEDLT
- a CDS encoding GTA-gp10 family protein, whose product is MTSLRSEAHIDVDGVKLPLKLTLGALSEIEEALGIDTLTDLAFRLGNPSAAELIRILGILAKAAGDEDSDRRVRNGTINLREALGAIAMLFREILTGEAPGKPILGPTAGAAG
- a CDS encoding phage tail assembly chaperone, which gives rise to MDEFWALGAAEWSLLVGEVVRPRDPDMTRADLLQLLNGVSRGDEPK
- a CDS encoding DUF2460 domain-containing protein, with translation MPEGFHDVQFPVDIALGSRGGPVRRTDVVSLASGAERRTARWSASRRRFNAGYGVRSMADMHRLLAFFEAREGRRFAFRWRDPFDHRSGGATEEVTALDQPLGVGDGSTSLFQLTRRYQSGVQTTQRMIALPCSGTVRIAQDGFELSEGQDFTVNTLTGVVQITTPPASGAVLTAGFLFDIPARFDTDELILSLEPGGADIPDIPIVEVRF